One window of the Paraburkholderia sp. PGU19 genome contains the following:
- a CDS encoding ABC transporter permease has product MNYDTPPGLEVAAGSQGKIVRLSGQWTALALARDRLHGKALPRLRELIDSRAHVAQWDLSRVERMDHVGGQALWRVWGYKLPVDLVALNDTQRDIFDRIALLDTARENPEPVHRFDPFTKLGMGIFALFEHLYGGVAMFGRVIIDLVAIARNPKLAPWKEISANVYSAGTQALPITALVAFLIGIVLSYLSAQQLRLFGANQFIVNILGMSVLRELGPVLSAILVAGRSGSAITAQIGVMRVTEELDAMRVMGIPHGLRLILPRVIALSLAMPLLVMWTNIVSLIGGALAAKLVLQIDMSYFARALPTVVPVANLWIGLGKGTVFGMLIAIVGCHFGFRIKANSQSLGEGTTTSVVTSITVVILADAVFAILFQNVGLS; this is encoded by the coding sequence TTGAACTACGACACTCCTCCCGGCCTCGAAGTCGCGGCAGGCAGCCAGGGCAAGATCGTCCGCCTGTCCGGCCAGTGGACGGCGCTCGCGCTGGCGCGCGACCGCCTGCACGGAAAGGCGCTGCCGCGTTTGCGTGAACTGATCGACAGCCGCGCGCACGTTGCGCAATGGGATCTGTCGCGAGTCGAGCGGATGGACCACGTGGGCGGCCAGGCGCTGTGGCGCGTGTGGGGCTACAAGCTGCCCGTCGATCTCGTCGCGCTCAACGATACGCAGCGCGACATCTTCGACCGCATCGCGCTGCTCGACACCGCACGCGAGAACCCGGAACCCGTGCATCGCTTCGATCCGTTCACGAAGCTCGGCATGGGCATTTTCGCGCTGTTCGAGCATCTGTATGGCGGCGTCGCGATGTTCGGCCGCGTGATCATCGACCTGGTGGCGATCGCGCGCAATCCGAAGCTCGCGCCCTGGAAGGAGATTTCGGCGAACGTCTACAGCGCGGGCACGCAGGCGCTGCCTATCACGGCGCTCGTCGCGTTTCTGATCGGCATCGTGCTGAGCTATCTGTCCGCGCAACAGTTGCGGTTGTTCGGCGCGAACCAGTTCATCGTGAATATTCTGGGGATGTCAGTGCTGCGCGAGCTCGGGCCCGTGCTGTCGGCGATTCTCGTCGCGGGGCGCTCCGGCTCGGCGATCACCGCGCAGATCGGCGTGATGCGCGTGACGGAAGAACTCGACGCAATGCGCGTGATGGGCATTCCGCACGGCCTGCGTCTGATCCTGCCACGCGTGATCGCGCTGTCGCTCGCAATGCCGCTGCTCGTGATGTGGACCAACATCGTCTCGCTGATCGGCGGCGCGCTCGCCGCGAAGCTCGTGCTGCAGATCGACATGTCGTACTTCGCGCGCGCGTTGCCGACCGTCGTGCCCGTCGCCAACCTGTGGATCGGGCTTGGCAAGGGCACGGTGTTCGGCATGCTGATCGCGATCGTCGGCTGTCACTTCGGCTTTCGCATCAAGGCCAATTCGCAGAGCCTCGGCGAGGGCACGACGACTTCGGTCGTCACGTCGATCACGGTCGTCATCCTCGCCGACGCCGTGTTCGCGATTCTCTTTCAGAACGTGGGGCTGTCATGA
- a CDS encoding ABC transporter ATP-binding protein, with protein sequence MIAPLTTAVRDQPLPEIAETVIEVRNLTKRYGRNIVHQHLDFDVRRGEIVSIVGGSGSGKTTLMRQILGLERPTSGSIKVFGEDMAALDKDEARLMRVRSGMLFQHGALFSSLSVFDNIAQPLRELGKVPEDLLRDIVMLKLEMVGLPCKHASKMPAALSGGMVKRVGIARAIALEPELLFLDEPTAGLDPQASDEFVELISALHRALGLTVVMVTHDLDTMVALSTRVAVIADRKVVVAAPVEQVAGYDHPFIREYFLGLRGRLALQGLSPERRAKLPPEALEPASEAIPLRTAP encoded by the coding sequence ATGATCGCGCCGCTCACTACCGCCGTACGGGACCAGCCGCTGCCGGAAATCGCGGAAACCGTGATCGAGGTGCGCAACCTCACCAAACGCTATGGACGCAACATCGTCCATCAGCATCTGGATTTTGACGTGCGGCGCGGCGAGATCGTGTCGATCGTCGGCGGCTCGGGTTCGGGCAAGACGACGCTGATGCGTCAGATTCTCGGGCTGGAGCGGCCCACCTCAGGCAGCATCAAGGTGTTCGGCGAGGACATGGCCGCGCTCGACAAGGACGAAGCCCGCCTGATGCGCGTGCGCTCGGGCATGCTGTTCCAGCACGGCGCGCTGTTTTCGTCGTTGTCGGTGTTCGACAACATCGCGCAGCCGCTGCGCGAACTCGGCAAGGTGCCCGAAGACCTGCTGCGCGACATCGTGATGCTGAAGCTCGAAATGGTCGGGCTGCCGTGCAAGCACGCGTCGAAGATGCCGGCGGCGCTGTCGGGCGGGATGGTCAAGCGAGTGGGCATCGCGCGCGCGATCGCGCTGGAACCGGAACTGCTGTTCCTCGACGAACCGACGGCGGGCCTCGATCCGCAGGCCTCCGACGAGTTCGTCGAACTGATCAGCGCACTGCATCGCGCGCTCGGCCTGACCGTGGTGATGGTGACGCACGATCTCGACACGATGGTCGCGCTATCGACGCGCGTCGCGGTGATCGCGGACCGCAAGGTCGTCGTCGCGGCGCCCGTCGAGCAAGTGGCGGGCTACGATCATCCGTTCATCCGCGAGTATTTTCTCGGGCTGCGCGGGCGGCTCGCGTTGCAGGGATTGTCGCCGGAGCGGCGCGCGAAGCTGCCGCCCGAAGCGCTGGAGCCCGCGTCCGAAGCGATTCCGCTGCGTACCGCGCCATGA
- a CDS encoding PhaM family polyhydroxyalkanoate granule multifunctional regulatory protein, with protein MTDNTGSTPPFPGFPGFPPAEMLDRMWGMMRLTPFGAAFPGTSPASAQGFVPSLSMMSDMMAPLTNVEELDKRITDMRAVEQWLKLNLNMLQSAIQALEVQRATLSTLRAFGAFAQQSMTQPAPEAPPRHEPQPAASAAEAGEAGESAGSPAFDASGWWNLLQAQFNQIAQFAMAQPPATTATGASEAGAGIEPSDLEPDDAPEPDTESTAQAKSDDTPRPAAKRAASTKRAGASSAKKTSSASE; from the coding sequence ATGACCGACAACACCGGCTCGACGCCACCTTTCCCCGGATTTCCAGGTTTCCCGCCCGCTGAAATGCTCGACCGCATGTGGGGCATGATGCGCCTCACGCCGTTTGGCGCGGCATTTCCGGGCACTAGTCCGGCTTCGGCACAGGGGTTCGTGCCGTCGCTGTCGATGATGTCCGACATGATGGCGCCGCTCACGAACGTCGAGGAACTCGACAAGCGCATCACCGACATGCGCGCCGTCGAGCAATGGCTAAAGCTGAATCTGAACATGCTTCAGTCGGCGATCCAGGCGCTCGAAGTGCAGCGCGCGACGCTCTCGACGTTGCGCGCGTTCGGCGCATTCGCGCAGCAATCGATGACGCAGCCCGCGCCTGAAGCGCCGCCGAGGCACGAGCCTCAGCCCGCTGCGAGCGCGGCGGAAGCAGGTGAAGCCGGCGAGTCGGCGGGCTCGCCCGCGTTCGACGCGTCCGGCTGGTGGAATCTGCTGCAGGCGCAGTTCAACCAGATCGCGCAGTTCGCGATGGCGCAGCCGCCGGCCACGACGGCGACGGGCGCATCGGAAGCGGGCGCGGGGATCGAACCGAGCGATCTCGAACCCGACGACGCACCCGAGCCCGACACGGAAAGCACTGCGCAGGCGAAGTCCGATGACACGCCGCGTCCCGCCGCAAAGCGCGCGGCCAGCACGAAACGGGCGGGCGCATCGTCTGCGAAGAAGACCTCGTCGGCGTCCGAATGA
- a CDS encoding ABC transporter substrate-binding protein, whose product MPRYGTFASSTLRNCARKRTFKRRTTLAATLSLLPGLALAQVKIGLVLSLTGPAASLGIPARDTATLFPKEIAGQKVEYIVLDDASDTTQAVQDTKKLISENHVDAIIGSSITPNSLAMIDVVAEGETPAISLASSAKIIEPVDAKRHWMFKTPQTDAMMASAITEHASQHGVKTIAYIGQADALGETFYAEVAKFAQIHKINVVANERFNRTDPSVTGQILKIMAANPDAVVVGAAGTPAALPPKTLIGRGYKGKIYHNHGVGNNDFLRVCGADCNGTFLPASPVLVASQLPTDYASKRLALDYIARFEKLRGPGSVSAFGSYAWDASMLLNSAIPVALKTAAPGTVEFRRALRDALEATKGLADTNGVVNMSATDHLGLDQRARVMVEISNGKWVYQPR is encoded by the coding sequence ATGCCGCGATACGGGACGTTTGCATCTTCAACTCTGCGCAACTGCGCTCGCAAGCGCACTTTCAAGCGACGCACGACGCTCGCTGCCACGCTCTCCCTCTTACCCGGACTTGCGCTCGCGCAGGTGAAGATTGGCCTCGTTCTATCGCTAACGGGGCCGGCTGCATCACTGGGCATTCCCGCGCGCGATACGGCGACGCTCTTCCCGAAAGAGATCGCCGGGCAGAAAGTCGAATACATCGTGCTCGACGATGCCTCCGATACGACGCAAGCCGTGCAGGACACTAAAAAGCTGATCTCCGAAAATCACGTCGACGCGATCATCGGTTCGTCGATCACGCCGAACTCGCTGGCGATGATCGACGTGGTCGCCGAAGGTGAAACGCCGGCGATTTCACTGGCGTCGTCGGCGAAGATCATCGAGCCCGTCGATGCAAAGCGGCACTGGATGTTCAAGACCCCGCAAACGGACGCGATGATGGCATCCGCGATCACCGAGCACGCGAGCCAGCACGGCGTGAAGACCATCGCGTACATCGGCCAGGCGGATGCACTGGGCGAAACGTTTTACGCGGAGGTCGCGAAGTTCGCGCAGATTCACAAGATCAACGTGGTAGCCAACGAGCGTTTCAATCGCACCGATCCGAGCGTCACCGGCCAGATCCTGAAGATCATGGCGGCGAATCCCGATGCCGTCGTCGTGGGCGCAGCGGGCACGCCCGCCGCGCTGCCGCCGAAGACGCTGATCGGACGCGGCTACAAGGGCAAGATCTATCACAACCATGGCGTCGGCAATAACGACTTCCTGCGCGTGTGCGGCGCCGACTGCAACGGCACGTTCCTGCCCGCGAGCCCGGTGCTGGTCGCCTCGCAATTGCCTACGGACTACGCTTCGAAGCGTCTCGCGCTCGATTACATTGCTCGCTTCGAAAAGCTGCGCGGGCCGGGCAGCGTGTCGGCGTTCGGCTCATATGCGTGGGACGCGAGCATGCTGTTGAACAGCGCGATTCCCGTTGCGCTGAAAACAGCCGCGCCCGGCACCGTCGAGTTTCGCCGCGCGCTGCGCGATGCGCTCGAAGCGACGAAGGGACTCGCCGATACCAACGGCGTCGTCAACATGAGCGCGACCGATCACCTCGGCCTCGATCAGCGCGCGCGCGTGATGGTCGAGATCAGCAACGGAAAGTGGGTGTATCAGCCGCGTTAG
- a CDS encoding fumarylacetoacetate hydrolase family protein, which produces MKLASLKDGTRDGQLIVVSRDLHTAAIADAIAPTMQRVLDDWIFYAPQLRDLYDELNQGRARNTFSFDAKECMAPLPRAFQWADGSAYVNHVELVRRARGAEMPPEFWTDPLMYQGGSDDFIGAKDDIVCASESFGIDFEAEVAVITGDVPMGVKPEQALKSIRLVTLVNDVSLRNLIPAELAKGFGFFQSKPATSFAPVAVTLDELGDAWREGRVHRPMIVHWNSKKVGQPDAGTDMVFHFGQLIAHAAKTRNLRAGAIVGSGTVSNKDAKRGYCCIAEKRCLETIEHGSAQTEFMKFGDTVKIEMFDEAGKSIFGSIDQAVEPLEGEL; this is translated from the coding sequence ATGAAACTTGCCTCGCTGAAGGACGGCACGCGCGACGGTCAACTGATCGTCGTTTCCCGTGACCTGCATACGGCCGCCATCGCCGACGCCATTGCGCCGACGATGCAGCGCGTCCTCGACGACTGGATTTTCTACGCGCCGCAACTGCGCGACCTGTACGACGAGCTGAATCAGGGCCGCGCGCGCAACACGTTTTCGTTCGATGCGAAGGAATGCATGGCGCCGCTGCCGCGCGCGTTCCAGTGGGCCGACGGCTCCGCGTACGTGAACCACGTCGAACTGGTGCGCCGCGCGCGCGGCGCGGAAATGCCGCCCGAGTTCTGGACCGATCCGCTGATGTACCAGGGCGGCAGCGACGACTTCATCGGCGCGAAGGACGACATCGTGTGCGCGTCGGAATCGTTCGGCATCGACTTCGAGGCGGAAGTCGCCGTCATCACGGGCGATGTGCCGATGGGCGTGAAGCCCGAGCAGGCGCTGAAGAGCATTCGCCTCGTCACGCTCGTCAACGACGTGTCGCTGCGCAACCTGATTCCCGCCGAACTCGCGAAGGGCTTCGGCTTTTTCCAGAGCAAGCCGGCGACGTCGTTCGCGCCCGTTGCCGTCACGCTCGACGAACTCGGCGACGCATGGCGCGAAGGCCGCGTGCATCGTCCGATGATCGTGCATTGGAACAGCAAGAAGGTCGGCCAGCCGGACGCGGGCACCGACATGGTGTTCCACTTCGGCCAGCTCATTGCGCATGCCGCGAAAACGCGCAACCTGCGCGCGGGCGCGATTGTCGGTTCGGGCACGGTGTCGAACAAGGACGCGAAGCGTGGCTACTGCTGTATCGCCGAGAAACGCTGCCTCGAAACGATCGAGCACGGCAGCGCGCAGACGGAATTCATGAAGTTCGGCGACACGGTGAAGATCGAAATGTTCGACGAAGCGGGCAAGTCGATTTTCGGTTCGATCGATCAGGCCGTCGAGCCGCTCGAAGGCGAGCTTTGA
- the rfaE2 gene encoding D-glycero-beta-D-manno-heptose 1-phosphate adenylyltransferase codes for MAATFERKLTTRDALAQLRPSLTGPVVFTNGVFDILHRGHVTYLADAKALGATLIVGVNSDASVRMLGKGDDRPINNEADRMALLAALESVDWVVCFGEQTPVALIDALRPDVLVKGGDYDMDTLPESALVRGWGGKALAIPFEHDRSTTALLKKVRAQD; via the coding sequence ATGGCCGCTACCTTCGAACGCAAGCTCACGACCCGCGACGCCCTCGCTCAACTTCGCCCGTCGCTGACGGGCCCCGTGGTGTTCACGAACGGCGTCTTCGATATCCTGCATCGCGGGCACGTCACGTATCTTGCGGACGCGAAGGCACTGGGCGCGACGCTGATCGTAGGCGTGAATAGCGACGCGTCGGTGCGCATGCTCGGCAAAGGCGACGACCGGCCGATCAACAATGAAGCCGACCGGATGGCGCTGCTGGCGGCACTGGAGAGTGTCGACTGGGTGGTGTGCTTCGGGGAGCAGACGCCTGTTGCGCTGATCGACGCACTGCGTCCGGACGTGCTCGTGAAGGGCGGCGATTACGACATGGACACGTTGCCGGAATCCGCGCTGGTGCGCGGCTGGGGTGGCAAGGCGCTCGCGATTCCGTTCGAGCATGACCGCTCGACGACGGCGCTTCTGAAGAAGGTGCGCGCTCAGGACTGA
- a CDS encoding biotin--[acetyl-CoA-carboxylase] ligase: MNTPLSPSPSGDWRIDRQRAVALFGPAANDWPIEIVEETGSTNADLMARVKALPREPGALARPIVRVAYLQTAGRGRRGRPWYAEPGNALLFSVACVLPRPLEGLAGLSLAVGVALVDGLRSLPVSGPGQIALKWPNDVLLEGDKLAGILIETAWSTPDASAVVIGIGTNVKGAEELAAKVGALNAGVPAQARGAAPTALSRALPSANLTDTLAAELNALDPALQRFGAEGFAPFRQRWNGCHAYAGRDVVLFEQGVEVARGVAAGVDDLGQLLLDTPSGQQAIATGDVSLRLADDESGAA; encoded by the coding sequence ATGAATACTCCACTCTCCCCCAGCCCTTCGGGCGACTGGCGAATCGACCGGCAGCGCGCCGTCGCGCTGTTCGGCCCGGCCGCCAATGACTGGCCGATCGAAATCGTCGAAGAAACCGGCTCGACCAACGCCGACCTGATGGCCCGTGTGAAGGCGCTGCCGCGCGAGCCCGGCGCGCTCGCGCGGCCAATCGTGCGCGTCGCCTATCTTCAGACGGCAGGACGCGGCCGGCGTGGCCGCCCCTGGTATGCGGAACCGGGCAATGCGCTGCTGTTCTCGGTGGCTTGCGTGCTGCCGAGACCGCTCGAAGGACTCGCGGGACTGAGCCTCGCGGTCGGCGTAGCACTGGTCGACGGCCTGCGCTCGCTGCCCGTGTCCGGTCCCGGCCAGATCGCGCTGAAATGGCCGAACGACGTGCTGCTCGAAGGCGACAAGCTCGCCGGCATCCTGATCGAAACGGCATGGAGCACGCCGGACGCGAGCGCCGTCGTGATCGGCATCGGCACAAATGTGAAGGGCGCCGAGGAACTCGCCGCGAAGGTCGGCGCGCTCAATGCAGGCGTGCCTGCGCAGGCGCGCGGCGCGGCGCCGACGGCGCTGTCGCGTGCTCTGCCGAGCGCGAATCTCACTGACACCCTCGCCGCCGAACTAAACGCGCTGGACCCGGCGCTGCAACGCTTCGGCGCGGAAGGCTTCGCGCCGTTCCGGCAACGCTGGAACGGCTGCCATGCGTATGCGGGACGCGACGTCGTGCTGTTCGAGCAAGGCGTCGAAGTCGCGCGCGGCGTGGCGGCGGGCGTCGACGATCTCGGGCAACTGCTGCTCGATACGCCGTCCGGCCAGCAAGCCATCGCGACGGGAGACGTGTCGCTGCGTCTCGCGGACGACGAAAGCGGCGCTGCATGA
- a CDS encoding ferritin-like domain-containing protein encodes MNTMLYPELYKSLESVRWDMEKDIPWDKFDASLLTDEQAATIKMNAITEWSALPATEMFLRDNHHDSDFSAFMSVWFFEEQKHSLVLMEYLRRFKPEMCPTEEELHAVRFEFDPAPPLETLMLHFCGEIRLNHWYRRAAEWHTEPVIKAIYETISRDEARHGGAYLRYMKKALTTFGDGARAAFAKIGVLMASARRTEKPLHPTNLHVNQSLFPRDTVQSRLPDPEWLERWLDEQIRFDDGWEKKVVERILHNLSILFERSFTTAQELNRYRKEVVTRLQADQQTAQQPA; translated from the coding sequence ATGAACACCATGCTTTATCCGGAACTTTATAAATCGCTCGAGTCTGTTCGATGGGATATGGAGAAGGACATTCCCTGGGACAAATTCGACGCGTCGCTGCTCACCGATGAGCAGGCGGCGACCATCAAGATGAACGCGATTACCGAATGGTCGGCGCTGCCCGCCACGGAAATGTTCCTGCGTGATAACCACCATGACAGCGACTTCTCGGCATTCATGAGCGTGTGGTTTTTCGAAGAGCAGAAGCATTCGCTGGTGCTGATGGAATATCTGCGCCGCTTCAAGCCGGAGATGTGCCCGACGGAAGAAGAACTGCACGCGGTGCGCTTCGAATTCGATCCGGCGCCGCCGCTCGAAACGCTGATGCTGCACTTCTGCGGCGAAATCCGCCTGAATCACTGGTATCGCCGCGCAGCTGAATGGCACACCGAGCCCGTCATCAAGGCGATCTACGAAACCATTTCGCGCGACGAAGCGCGTCACGGCGGCGCGTATCTGCGCTACATGAAGAAGGCGCTGACGACCTTCGGCGACGGCGCACGCGCTGCGTTCGCGAAGATCGGTGTGCTGATGGCCTCCGCGCGCCGCACGGAAAAGCCGCTGCACCCCACCAACCTGCACGTGAACCAGTCGCTGTTCCCGCGCGACACCGTTCAGTCGCGCCTGCCCGATCCCGAGTGGCTCGAGCGCTGGCTCGACGAGCAGATCCGTTTCGACGACGGCTGGGAAAAGAAGGTGGTCGAACGCATTCTGCATAACCTGTCCATTCTGTTCGAGCGCTCGTTCACGACGGCTCAGGAACTGAACCGCTATCGCAAGGAAGTCGTGACGCGTCTGCAGGCTGACCAGCAGACAGCGCAACAACCGGCCTGA
- a CDS encoding enoyl-CoA hydratase/isomerase family protein — protein MSHESESQSVEPAFYAHYRSLRVRRHAHGILEIVMSGEGANRSALATADANMHRELADIWRDVDRDPETRVAVIRGEGKGFSAGGDLGLVEEMANDFDVRTRVWREARDLVYNVINCSKPIVSAMHGPAVGAGLVAGLLADISIATKSARIIDGHTRLGVAAGDHAAIVWPLLCGMAKAKYYLMLCEPVSGEEAERIGLVSLAVDDNDLLPKTFEVARKLAQGSQTAIRWTKYALNNWLRSAGPTFDTSLALEFMGFAGPDVKEGVASLRERRAPDFPGKEPF, from the coding sequence ATGTCTCACGAATCGGAATCGCAATCGGTCGAACCCGCGTTTTACGCGCACTACAGGTCGCTGCGCGTGCGGCGTCATGCGCACGGCATCCTTGAAATCGTGATGAGCGGCGAAGGCGCGAACCGCAGCGCGCTCGCCACCGCCGATGCAAACATGCATCGCGAACTGGCCGATATCTGGCGCGATGTCGACCGCGACCCGGAGACGCGCGTCGCGGTGATTCGCGGCGAGGGCAAGGGCTTTTCGGCAGGCGGCGATCTCGGCCTCGTCGAAGAGATGGCGAACGACTTCGACGTGCGCACGCGCGTATGGCGCGAGGCGCGCGATCTCGTCTACAACGTGATCAACTGCAGCAAGCCGATCGTCTCGGCGATGCATGGGCCGGCTGTGGGCGCGGGTCTCGTCGCGGGATTGCTCGCGGATATTTCGATTGCGACGAAGTCGGCGCGCATCATTGACGGTCATACGCGTCTCGGCGTCGCGGCGGGCGACCACGCGGCGATCGTGTGGCCGCTGTTGTGCGGGATGGCGAAGGCGAAGTACTACCTGATGTTGTGCGAGCCGGTGAGCGGCGAAGAGGCGGAGCGCATCGGCCTCGTCTCGCTGGCCGTCGACGACAACGATCTGCTGCCGAAGACCTTCGAAGTCGCGCGCAAGCTCGCGCAGGGTTCGCAGACGGCGATCCGCTGGACCAAGTATGCGTTGAACAACTGGCTGCGTTCGGCGGGACCGACCTTCGATACATCGCTTGCGCTCGAATTCATGGGTTTCGCGGGCCCGGACGTGAAGGAAGGCGTGGCGTCGCTGCGCGAGCGGCGCGCGCCGGATTTTCCGGGCAAGGAGCCGTTCTAG
- a CDS encoding type III pantothenate kinase, translating into MSAPYLLIDAGNSRVKWALVHVDGTQTHAGAFSHGGQLVKGTGDPLQSRHAPDWSTLPAPGSAWLSNVAGEAAARRIDAFIDGHWPGLPRTTIRSAAQQCGVTNAYTTPTQLGSDRWAGMIGARAAFPGEPLLIATFGTATTLEALNADGVFVGGLIAPGWSLMMRSLGEHTAQLPTLDATAARGLLDGESAGASQSAPLARAAWFATDTPRSLSSGCALAQIGLIERMWRDLQDEWKVSVRLVVSGGAAGELVRALGVPYTRHDSLVLAGLALIAAQASANPSTDAHPA; encoded by the coding sequence ATGAGCGCGCCGTATCTGCTGATCGATGCGGGTAATAGCCGCGTCAAATGGGCGCTGGTTCACGTGGATGGTACACAGACGCACGCGGGCGCGTTTTCGCACGGCGGCCAACTGGTGAAGGGCACCGGCGATCCGTTGCAATCTAGACACGCGCCTGACTGGTCGACGTTGCCCGCACCCGGTTCGGCATGGTTATCGAATGTAGCCGGGGAAGCGGCGGCGCGCCGAATCGATGCGTTCATCGACGGGCACTGGCCCGGTCTCCCGCGCACGACGATCCGCTCGGCCGCGCAGCAATGCGGCGTCACGAACGCGTACACCACGCCGACGCAGCTTGGGAGCGACCGCTGGGCGGGCATGATCGGCGCGCGCGCCGCGTTCCCGGGCGAGCCGCTGCTGATCGCGACCTTCGGCACGGCGACGACGCTCGAAGCATTGAACGCCGACGGCGTGTTCGTCGGCGGATTGATCGCGCCGGGCTGGTCGCTGATGATGCGCTCGCTCGGCGAGCACACGGCGCAATTGCCGACACTCGACGCCACGGCCGCGCGCGGCCTGCTCGACGGCGAATCCGCCGGCGCGAGTCAAAGCGCGCCGCTCGCGCGCGCAGCGTGGTTCGCCACGGATACGCCGCGTTCGTTGTCGTCGGGGTGCGCGCTGGCGCAGATCGGGCTGATCGAGCGGATGTGGCGCGATCTGCAGGACGAATGGAAAGTGTCCGTGCGGCTCGTCGTGAGCGGCGGCGCCGCCGGCGAACTGGTGCGGGCGCTCGGCGTGCCGTACACGCGTCACGACTCGCTCGTGCTGGCGGGACTCGCGCTGATCGCCGCGCAGGCATCGGCCAATCCGTCGACGGACGCTCACCCGGCCTGA
- a CDS encoding ABC-type transport auxiliary lipoprotein family protein gives MSRSINRLFTSRAALAALLLALGALAGCAGNPAALSDIRYDLGPAPLPGSTGTMPAIKVLEVTAPATLDSDKLIYRMTYSDSQQTASYANSHWTMPPAQLVTQRLRNALSSRGTVLTGGDGVRAPVLKVDLDEFEQDFDGQSESHGSVTARTTLFVDGKVVGQRTFIARAPASSADAAGGARAIAAATDDLVAQISAWLGVQALVAQQ, from the coding sequence ATGTCACGCTCGATTAACCGTCTCTTCACCTCGCGCGCCGCGCTCGCTGCGCTGCTGCTCGCGCTCGGCGCGTTGGCCGGCTGCGCGGGCAATCCCGCCGCGCTCTCCGATATCCGATACGACCTCGGCCCGGCGCCGCTGCCCGGCAGCACGGGCACGATGCCTGCCATCAAGGTGCTCGAAGTCACGGCGCCGGCCACGCTCGATTCCGACAAGCTCATCTATCGCATGACGTATTCGGACTCGCAGCAGACGGCCTCGTACGCGAACAGCCACTGGACGATGCCGCCCGCGCAACTCGTCACGCAGCGCCTGCGCAATGCGCTGTCGTCGCGCGGCACGGTGCTCACGGGTGGCGACGGCGTGCGTGCGCCCGTGCTGAAGGTGGACCTCGACGAGTTCGAGCAGGACTTCGACGGCCAGTCCGAGAGTCACGGCTCCGTGACCGCGCGCACGACGTTGTTCGTCGACGGCAAGGTGGTCGGGCAGCGTACTTTCATCGCTCGCGCACCCGCGAGTTCAGCCGATGCCGCCGGCGGCGCGCGCGCGATCGCCGCGGCCACCGACGACCTCGTCGCGCAGATTTCCGCCTGGCTCGGCGTGCAGGCGCTCGTCGCGCAGCAATGA
- a CDS encoding MlaD family protein — MENKSHAFWAGLFTVVMVVAIAAAAFLFNVDRSVRIPFDLIARTNVTGLYPDAAVRYRGLDVGKVQSIKFDRTHPGQILIRILVDKNAPITHSTFGTLGLQGVTGLAFIQLDDTGKDLAPLVSSAKEVAQLPMRPGLFDQLQARGDVLLRQIEKTVRDVDLLLSPEMRDQLMATAASLQHAADGVTTLTAQMGPAVGKLPGTLNQLDQTLASTNRMITGLNRPDGPLQGTLNKVGTAAQQAGDALTAMNATLQDISARVGYDTLPRVNSLAEDVRSAVRAVDRAASTFDEAPNSLLFGAPRAAPGPGEPGFVWPAGHAAK, encoded by the coding sequence ATGGAAAACAAATCACACGCCTTCTGGGCCGGGCTCTTCACCGTCGTGATGGTGGTCGCGATCGCTGCGGCGGCGTTTCTGTTCAATGTCGACAGGTCGGTGCGCATACCTTTCGATCTGATTGCGCGGACCAATGTCACAGGTTTGTACCCGGATGCTGCGGTACGATATCGCGGCCTCGACGTCGGCAAGGTGCAGTCGATCAAGTTCGACCGGACGCACCCGGGGCAGATCCTGATCCGCATTCTCGTCGACAAGAACGCGCCGATCACCCATTCGACGTTCGGCACGCTCGGGCTGCAGGGCGTCACGGGCCTCGCGTTCATCCAGCTCGACGACACGGGGAAGGATCTCGCGCCGCTCGTGTCGTCGGCCAAGGAAGTCGCGCAGCTGCCCATGCGTCCGGGCCTGTTCGATCAGTTGCAGGCGCGCGGCGACGTACTGCTGCGGCAGATCGAAAAGACCGTGCGCGATGTCGATTTGCTGCTGTCGCCGGAAATGCGCGACCAGTTGATGGCGACAGCGGCGAGCCTGCAGCACGCCGCCGACGGCGTCACCACGCTCACCGCGCAGATGGGCCCCGCCGTCGGCAAGCTGCCGGGCACGCTCAATCAGCTGGATCAGACGCTCGCGTCGACGAACCGGATGATCACCGGCCTGAACCGTCCGGACGGTCCGCTGCAAGGCACGCTGAACAAGGTCGGCACGGCCGCGCAGCAGGCGGGCGATGCGCTGACGGCGATGAACGCGACGCTGCAGGACATCTCGGCGCGCGTCGGCTACGACACGCTGCCGCGCGTGAATTCGCTGGCGGAAGACGTTCGCTCCGCCGTGCGCGCCGTCGACCGCGCCGCGAGCACGTTCGACGAAGCGCCCAACAGCCTGCTGTTCGGTGCGCCGCGCGCCGCGCCCGGTCCCGGCGAACCGGGCTTCGTGTGGCCCGCGGGCCACGCGGCCAAATGA